Proteins from one Paenibacillus amylolyticus genomic window:
- a CDS encoding GNAT family N-acetyltransferase has translation MLTRKMLVQGLPALWTERLVLRSLRQSDYSTLSELFSDPQVIRYVNRGSHPTPIRARRLLNQIRSSSAKLDSLHYGICWRGKEQVIGITSFQHWNDQNGTAQIGYILNRTCWGMGVATEAVQRLLQFGFDDLHLWRVEARCYEANVSSQRVLSKIGMSYERSLPSFGLHDEDDEGSESLMDVKVYSIYREQYVRPRQENDLQTLVSDKPQ, from the coding sequence ATGCTTACCCGAAAAATGCTGGTTCAAGGCCTGCCGGCTTTGTGGACAGAGCGTCTTGTCCTGCGATCCTTACGTCAAAGTGATTACAGCACATTATCGGAGCTTTTTTCCGATCCTCAAGTGATACGATATGTAAATAGGGGAAGCCATCCTACGCCGATTAGGGCGAGAAGGTTATTGAACCAGATACGGAGCAGCAGTGCCAAGCTGGATTCGTTACATTATGGCATCTGCTGGAGAGGCAAGGAACAGGTCATTGGGATCACCTCATTTCAGCACTGGAATGATCAAAATGGTACGGCACAGATTGGTTATATTCTGAACAGGACCTGTTGGGGCATGGGTGTGGCTACTGAGGCGGTACAGCGACTGCTGCAGTTTGGATTCGACGATCTTCATCTGTGGAGGGTGGAAGCACGTTGTTATGAGGCCAATGTTTCTTCACAACGCGTGCTCAGTAAAATAGGGATGTCCTATGAGCGGAGCCTTCCCTCATTCGGACTGCATGATGAGGATGACGAGGGATCAGAATCTCTGATGGATGTCAAAGTTTATAGCATATACCGGGAGCAATATGTACGCCCGCGTCAGGAAAATGACTTGCAAACACTGGTATCTGACAAGCCGCAATAA
- a CDS encoding TrkH family potassium uptake protein: MKLNVQWMRLSPPRILVLGFAGIILVGTLLLMLPASSRNGHSLAFIDALFTATSAVCVTGLVVVDTGTHFSVLGQVVIAILIQIGGLGFMTMSTLVAIAFKRRISLRERLILQEAMNQSTMEGIVRLIRKVVIYSLIIEGICGTLFAIRWSFDMPVGQAIYYGYWHAISMFNNAGFDMFGDFRSLTGYVYDPLVNFTAMFLIVSGGIGFVVLSDLVDYRKTRKLSLHSKVVLLMTGLLIVFGALVIFVFEFSNPRTLGGLNWGGKILGSFFQSVTPRTAGANTVDIAGLRQATQFFMIILMFIGASPGSTGGGIKTTTFMIMAGAVIAMMRGREDIVFFRYRLVQERIFKALTITLLALLFIIAVTMALSTTEEASFMMILFETTSAFGTVGLSLGLTLKLTTIGKLLICFTMFAGRLGPITLAYALGQKKGKELYRYPEGKMIIG, from the coding sequence GTGAAACTGAATGTTCAATGGATGCGATTATCGCCACCCCGTATTCTTGTCTTAGGGTTTGCTGGCATCATATTGGTAGGCACACTGCTGTTAATGCTTCCGGCATCCAGCCGTAATGGTCACAGTCTTGCATTTATTGATGCGCTCTTTACAGCAACTTCCGCTGTTTGTGTCACCGGTTTGGTTGTGGTCGATACAGGGACTCATTTCTCGGTGCTGGGTCAGGTTGTGATTGCGATTCTGATTCAGATTGGCGGACTGGGCTTCATGACGATGTCCACATTGGTCGCCATTGCGTTCAAACGGCGGATTTCCCTCAGAGAACGCTTGATTCTACAGGAGGCGATGAACCAGAGCACGATGGAGGGCATCGTCCGACTGATTCGTAAAGTGGTGATCTACTCACTCATTATCGAAGGCATATGCGGCACCTTGTTTGCCATTCGCTGGTCATTTGATATGCCGGTCGGGCAGGCAATTTATTATGGGTATTGGCACGCGATCTCCATGTTCAACAACGCGGGCTTTGATATGTTTGGGGACTTCCGCAGTCTGACCGGTTATGTGTATGACCCGTTGGTTAATTTTACAGCGATGTTCCTGATTGTGTCTGGCGGTATCGGTTTTGTGGTGTTGTCAGACCTGGTGGATTACCGCAAAACGCGGAAGCTGTCCCTGCACTCCAAAGTGGTATTGCTGATGACCGGATTGTTGATTGTGTTCGGTGCACTCGTTATTTTCGTATTTGAATTCAGCAATCCCCGGACATTGGGTGGTCTGAACTGGGGTGGCAAGATTCTCGGATCATTCTTCCAGTCCGTTACGCCGAGAACAGCAGGAGCGAATACGGTAGATATTGCCGGGCTCAGACAGGCAACACAATTCTTTATGATCATCCTGATGTTCATTGGTGCATCACCAGGCTCTACTGGAGGCGGGATCAAAACAACGACGTTTATGATTATGGCAGGCGCAGTCATCGCCATGATGCGTGGACGGGAAGATATCGTATTTTTCCGCTATCGGCTTGTACAGGAACGGATTTTTAAGGCACTTACCATTACATTGTTGGCCCTCTTGTTCATCATAGCCGTAACAATGGCGCTGAGTACCACCGAAGAAGCCAGCTTTATGATGATTTTATTTGAGACGACATCGGCCTTTGGCACCGTGGGATTATCGCTGGGACTTACGCTGAAGCTGACCACCATCGGGAAGCTCCTGATCTGTTTTACCATGTTTGCAGGAAGGCTTGGACCCATCACGTTAGCGTATGCACTTGGGCAGAAAAAGGGTAAAGAGTTATACCGGTATCCGGAAGGCAAAATGATTATTGGATAA
- a CDS encoding succinate dehydrogenase cytochrome b558 subunit → MKGFYSRKLHSLLGVIPLSLFFVEHLVTNFSAVEGGKEAFDGAVAFLNSLPLVIVLETLLIWLPLFYHGVYGLYIAYQAKPNVGRYGNERNWRYTLQRVSGVITFVFVIWHVWETRVQVALGTVTHEELGGVIHEIVMNPVTFILYLISVVAASYHFANGLWSFLVSWGITVGPRAQRVSSYVCMSLFGIISIMFIASLFAFRSIDFQAVTSMVDVVKTVLI, encoded by the coding sequence ATGAAAGGGTTTTACTCCAGAAAGCTGCACTCCTTGCTTGGCGTCATTCCGCTCAGTTTGTTTTTTGTTGAGCATTTGGTGACGAACTTCTCGGCAGTTGAAGGCGGCAAAGAGGCTTTTGACGGTGCTGTTGCGTTCTTGAACAGTCTGCCACTGGTTATTGTTTTGGAAACGCTCCTCATCTGGTTACCGTTGTTCTATCACGGTGTCTATGGTCTGTATATTGCTTATCAGGCCAAGCCTAACGTGGGCCGTTATGGCAATGAGCGCAACTGGCGTTACACGCTGCAGCGGGTCAGTGGTGTCATTACGTTTGTATTCGTAATCTGGCATGTATGGGAGACTCGGGTGCAAGTTGCGTTGGGTACAGTCACCCACGAGGAACTTGGCGGTGTCATTCATGAGATCGTGATGAACCCGGTAACATTTATTCTATATCTGATCAGTGTAGTTGCGGCATCCTATCACTTTGCCAACGGTCTGTGGTCGTTCCTTGTTAGCTGGGGGATTACTGTGGGTCCGCGTGCGCAGCGTGTGTCCTCTTATGTATGCATGAGTTTGTTTGGTATTATCTCCATCATGTTTATTGCTTCCTTGTTCGCTTTCCGGAGCATCGATTTCCAAGCAGTAACTTCGATGGTTGATGTAGTAAAAACAGTTCTAATCTAA
- a CDS encoding LysR family transcriptional regulator, whose protein sequence is MFEELNAFAAIVEQSSLNRASKLLNLSQPALSRKIAKLEDELGVALFHRRGKRLELTSVGQFAYTFAVEQKQQQQKFLTMLAQYKDEEQSTITLGASLTTLQTTLPPLVNAFMEKHPNAELKLLTGKTHEIVSFVRDKKADVGIVASSISEVGLNCVPLFDDHLELVVPLTHPLSDKEAGMEHLQDLPMITFSKGTWYRKLTDDLFQRCAVMPDIRMEIDSFEAIIRLLPSAKAAALLPKSYLRPQLLADNDLVAVHLPQLQQTRRTTCMIYGEKEDLSETSRQWVKETAALFTAKAPLPSRRTTTP, encoded by the coding sequence ATGTTTGAGGAGTTAAATGCATTTGCAGCGATTGTGGAGCAGTCCAGCCTGAACCGTGCATCCAAGTTACTGAACTTGTCCCAACCCGCACTCTCACGCAAAATTGCCAAATTGGAGGATGAACTTGGGGTTGCCCTGTTCCACCGTCGTGGCAAACGGCTGGAGTTAACCAGCGTGGGCCAGTTCGCCTATACCTTCGCAGTAGAACAGAAGCAGCAGCAACAGAAATTCCTCACCATGCTCGCCCAGTATAAAGATGAAGAACAGAGCACCATTACACTCGGAGCCAGTCTGACGACACTTCAAACCACGTTACCCCCACTCGTCAATGCCTTTATGGAGAAACATCCAAATGCCGAACTGAAACTGTTGACGGGAAAAACACACGAGATTGTCTCTTTTGTGCGTGATAAAAAAGCCGATGTGGGCATTGTCGCCTCCTCCATCAGCGAAGTGGGGCTCAACTGTGTGCCACTCTTTGACGATCACCTGGAACTGGTTGTGCCGCTTACACACCCTTTGTCTGACAAGGAAGCCGGAATGGAGCATTTGCAGGATCTGCCGATGATCACATTCTCCAAAGGCACCTGGTACCGCAAATTAACGGATGACCTCTTCCAGCGCTGTGCTGTGATGCCGGATATTCGCATGGAGATTGATTCCTTCGAAGCGATCATCCGTCTTCTGCCTTCCGCCAAAGCTGCGGCCCTATTGCCCAAGTCATATCTTCGTCCACAATTGCTTGCAGACAATGATCTGGTTGCTGTCCATTTGCCACAACTACAGCAGACCCGAAGAACAACCTGCATGATCTATGGGGAAAAGGAAGACCTCAGCGAGACCTCCAGACAATGGGTCAAGGAGACGGCTGCGCTCTTTACAGCAAAGGCGCCATTGCCCTCAAGGAGGACTACGACGCCTTAG
- a CDS encoding metallophosphoesterase: protein MAETPRQGSNNSPSERTHKTPGAAESVFPGEEKDHDPSRRSFLLRMILMTAGASLLTGGYAWLWEPRRLEIKQVELNLPKFPTAFDGLRVVQFSDAHLGFHTGVKEMKKLAATIEEQQPDLICFTGDIVERQAEPMRECIPALSSMQARFGKFAVLGNHDYRGGQQNEVATMFREAGFTLLRNEHVVIEYGGERLAIAGLDDALTGRPDPAQAIKGLDQDVWKLLLMHEPDYADIATPYGFGLQLSGHSHGGQVRFPWIGALTTPRGSHKYVQGLYYTDVQGVYYTTQTQMPVYVNRGFGMTQLPIRFLCRPELTVFELKGTTT from the coding sequence ATGGCAGAGACACCGCGTCAGGGCAGCAATAACTCGCCGTCCGAGCGCACGCACAAAACACCAGGTGCAGCAGAGTCTGTGTTTCCTGGGGAAGAAAAGGATCATGATCCCTCTCGCCGAAGTTTCTTATTGCGCATGATTTTGATGACGGCGGGTGCCAGTTTGCTCACAGGAGGTTATGCCTGGCTGTGGGAACCGCGTCGTTTGGAGATCAAGCAAGTGGAGCTTAACCTTCCGAAGTTCCCAACGGCATTCGACGGTTTGCGTGTAGTTCAGTTCAGCGATGCCCACCTTGGTTTCCATACCGGGGTAAAAGAGATGAAGAAGCTGGCAGCAACGATTGAGGAGCAGCAACCGGACTTGATCTGTTTTACCGGAGATATCGTCGAGAGGCAGGCAGAGCCGATGCGCGAATGTATTCCGGCACTATCCTCCATGCAAGCCAGGTTTGGCAAATTTGCTGTTTTGGGGAATCATGATTATCGGGGCGGACAGCAGAATGAAGTAGCAACGATGTTCCGAGAAGCCGGATTCACTTTGTTGCGTAATGAACATGTCGTCATTGAATATGGGGGCGAACGCCTGGCCATCGCTGGTCTGGATGATGCACTTACAGGCAGGCCTGATCCTGCCCAAGCCATCAAGGGACTGGATCAGGATGTGTGGAAATTACTGCTCATGCATGAACCGGATTATGCGGACATTGCGACTCCTTATGGTTTTGGATTGCAACTTTCTGGTCATAGCCATGGGGGACAGGTACGGTTTCCCTGGATCGGGGCACTGACAACTCCGCGAGGCTCACACAAGTATGTACAGGGATTGTATTACACGGATGTCCAGGGGGTATATTACACCACCCAGACACAGATGCCCGTGTATGTGAATCGTGGTTTTGGCATGACCCAACTGCCCATTCGTTTTCTGTGCAGACCAGAACTCACAGTTTTTGAGCTTAAAGGAACAACCACATAA
- a CDS encoding metallophosphoesterase family protein, protein MERIAIVSDIHGNMTAWEAVLEDIRSRGVERIFCLGDLVGKGPEPVQVVDQVRATCELVIRGNWDELVAVNQDNENFTWQAERLGEERLVYLANLPFSHQFQLSGRTIRLVHASPQSVYHRVQPWDELEKRLAMFDPPADKPDQGIADIVGYGDVHNAYLQYMNGKLLFNAGSVGNPLDLPQASYCILEGEDSNNHNSPFNIQFVRVPYDIEQEVKVAQSANVPGLDFYIREIRTGIYRGLQE, encoded by the coding sequence ATGGAACGAATTGCGATTGTATCCGACATTCATGGCAACATGACTGCCTGGGAAGCAGTGCTGGAAGATATCCGAAGTCGTGGCGTGGAGCGAATCTTCTGTCTTGGTGACCTCGTGGGCAAAGGGCCAGAACCGGTACAGGTTGTGGATCAGGTAAGAGCGACGTGCGAACTTGTCATCCGGGGGAACTGGGATGAACTGGTTGCGGTTAATCAGGACAATGAGAATTTTACGTGGCAAGCAGAACGGCTGGGTGAGGAACGATTGGTTTACTTGGCGAACCTGCCCTTCAGTCATCAATTTCAACTGAGCGGTCGCACGATCCGTCTGGTCCATGCTTCTCCTCAGAGTGTGTACCATCGTGTACAACCATGGGACGAGTTGGAAAAGAGATTGGCGATGTTTGATCCTCCGGCGGATAAGCCTGACCAAGGCATTGCAGATATCGTGGGTTATGGAGATGTGCATAACGCATACTTGCAGTATATGAATGGCAAGTTGCTGTTTAATGCAGGCAGTGTGGGTAATCCACTTGATCTTCCTCAGGCTTCCTACTGTATTCTGGAAGGTGAAGACAGCAACAATCACAATAGCCCATTCAATATTCAATTTGTGCGGGTGCCGTATGATATTGAGCAGGAAGTAAAGGTTGCACAGTCCGCGAATGTTCCTGGGCTGGATTTCTATATCCGGGAGATTCGTACAGGCATCTATCGCGGGTTGCAGGAGTAG
- the sdhB gene encoding succinate dehydrogenase iron-sulfur subunit: MAEQATANKTVKFIITRQDSPESSSYNEEFELPYRPNMNVISALMEIQRNPVNTDGKAIAPVCWDSNCLEEVCGACSMVINGKPRQACAALIDKLEQPVRIEPMKTFPVVRDLVIDRSRMFSALKRVKAWIPIDGTYDLGPGPRMPEKKRQWAYELSKCMTCGVCLEACPNVNEKTDFIGPAALSQVRLFNAHPTGEMNAEDRLEALMEDGGIEGCGNSQNCVQSCPKGIPLTTSIAEMNKQTTKHMFKRWLGV; this comes from the coding sequence ATGGCGGAACAAGCTACAGCCAACAAAACCGTCAAGTTTATCATCACCCGTCAGGATAGCCCGGAGTCATCTTCGTACAACGAAGAATTTGAGCTTCCGTACCGTCCCAACATGAATGTGATCAGCGCCCTGATGGAGATTCAGCGGAACCCGGTTAATACAGATGGCAAAGCCATTGCTCCTGTGTGCTGGGATTCCAACTGTCTCGAAGAAGTCTGCGGTGCCTGCTCTATGGTCATCAACGGCAAGCCACGTCAAGCATGTGCAGCCCTGATCGACAAGCTCGAACAGCCTGTTCGTATTGAACCGATGAAGACCTTCCCGGTGGTTCGTGACCTGGTCATCGACCGTAGCCGGATGTTTAGCGCTCTGAAACGCGTAAAAGCATGGATTCCGATCGATGGTACCTACGACCTCGGTCCAGGTCCACGGATGCCTGAGAAGAAGCGTCAGTGGGCATATGAGCTGTCCAAATGCATGACTTGTGGTGTATGTCTGGAAGCATGCCCGAACGTCAATGAGAAAACAGACTTTATCGGTCCAGCAGCACTCTCCCAAGTGCGACTGTTCAATGCTCATCCAACAGGAGAGATGAATGCCGAAGATCGTCTGGAAGCGTTAATGGAAGACGGAGGCATTGAGGGCTGCGGTAACTCACAGAACTGCGTGCAATCCTGTCCAAAAGGTATTCCACTGACAACCTCCATTGCCGAAATGAACAAACAAACGACCAAGCATATGTTCAAACGCTGGTTGGGTGTATAA
- a CDS encoding TrkA family potassium uptake protein produces MKTQQFAVIGLGRFGSSLAQELMELGYEVLGIDKNEEVVEDMSELVTHAVVADATDEEVLRSLGIRNFDCGIVAIGDDIQTSILTAILLKELGVKTVVAKAISVLHGRALDKLGIDRVVYPERDMGIRVAHQLVTPNLLDYIELSNDYSIVEMKVPACLHNKTLSTLNARVRFGCSIVALQKEAGVIIAPTALDSLQMGDIMVIIGNNADIDRFEEEVISQES; encoded by the coding sequence ATGAAAACACAGCAGTTTGCGGTGATTGGACTTGGGCGGTTTGGCTCCAGTCTGGCACAGGAATTAATGGAACTCGGCTACGAGGTGCTCGGGATCGATAAAAATGAAGAAGTCGTCGAAGACATGAGTGAATTGGTCACCCATGCGGTTGTAGCCGATGCCACAGATGAGGAAGTGTTGCGCTCTCTGGGGATTCGCAATTTCGATTGTGGGATTGTAGCCATCGGGGATGATATTCAGACGAGCATTCTCACCGCGATTCTGTTAAAAGAGTTGGGCGTCAAGACGGTCGTGGCCAAGGCCATATCCGTTCTTCACGGACGAGCGCTGGATAAACTGGGGATTGATCGTGTCGTTTATCCTGAGCGGGATATGGGCATCCGGGTTGCCCACCAATTGGTCACCCCGAACTTGCTGGATTACATTGAACTATCCAACGATTACAGTATTGTCGAGATGAAGGTTCCCGCCTGTCTGCATAACAAAACCCTTTCAACCCTGAATGCACGTGTACGCTTTGGGTGCAGCATTGTGGCGTTACAGAAGGAAGCTGGGGTTATTATTGCTCCGACAGCACTGGACTCGCTTCAGATGGGGGATATCATGGTCATTATTGGTAATAATGCAGATATCGACCGATTTGAAGAAGAGGTTATCAGCCAGGAGAGCTAA